In a single window of the Rhizobiaceae bacterium genome:
- a CDS encoding amino acid ABC transporter ATP-binding protein: MKQPILVAKKIRKSFGQKPVLKGVDLEVEPGEVVALIGSSGSGKSTFLRCLNFLEMPQSGSITFGGASLCDGEGESFRIAPERQLRAARAQMPMVFQQFNLFGNKTVLQNLIEGPLVVLRQNREETVSRALEVLNRFGLSDKESSYPGELSGGQQQRVAIARAVMMNPRLILFDEPTSALDPELVAGVLNAIQTLANEGMTMIIVTHEMGFARKLADVVHFMSDGQIAESGPAEQIFSEPRTEPLKKFLRTYLTG; this comes from the coding sequence ATGAAACAACCAATCCTTGTCGCAAAGAAAATCCGGAAGAGCTTTGGGCAAAAACCCGTGCTCAAAGGCGTCGACCTGGAGGTCGAGCCGGGCGAAGTGGTGGCGCTGATCGGGTCCAGCGGAAGCGGCAAGAGCACCTTCCTGCGCTGCCTGAATTTTCTGGAGATGCCGCAATCGGGTTCCATAACCTTCGGCGGTGCGAGCCTGTGCGACGGGGAGGGCGAGAGCTTCCGCATCGCACCGGAGCGGCAATTGCGCGCCGCACGCGCGCAGATGCCGATGGTTTTCCAGCAGTTCAACCTGTTCGGAAACAAGACCGTGCTGCAAAACCTGATCGAGGGACCGCTCGTCGTGCTGCGCCAGAACAGGGAGGAGACGGTTTCGCGCGCGCTCGAAGTGCTGAACCGCTTTGGCCTGAGCGACAAGGAATCGTCCTATCCGGGCGAGCTTTCGGGAGGGCAACAACAGCGCGTGGCCATCGCGCGGGCGGTGATGATGAACCCGCGTCTGATCCTGTTCGACGAGCCGACTTCGGCACTCGACCCCGAACTGGTCGCGGGGGTACTCAACGCGATCCAGACCCTCGCCAATGAGGGCATGACCATGATTATCGTGACCCACGAAATGGGCTTTGCGCGCAAGCTGGCCGACGTGGTGCATTTCATGTCCGACGGGCAGATTGCCGAGTCGGGACCGGCGGAGCAGATCTTCT
- a CDS encoding amino acid ABC transporter permease encodes MSDFLQFLFHDAPSFMPALLRGALVTIELSCISIVISVALGLGVALVRTSRVPVLRQILAAYVEIWRNVPLIVQLLFIYFSLPQMGITLSAFQAAVIGLSLNLAAYLSEVFRAAILSVPTSQWEAGKSIGMSGAQIYRRIIVPQAALVALPTVGGYFISLLKDCALVSFISVNELLREGTIIINATFRSMEVYTLIAFIYFWMSFLAARLVRRLEHALTPGYLRDRSLQ; translated from the coding sequence ATGAGCGATTTTCTACAGTTCCTTTTCCATGACGCACCGAGCTTCATGCCCGCATTGCTGCGTGGCGCGCTGGTGACGATTGAGCTTTCCTGCATCAGCATCGTCATTTCCGTCGCGCTCGGGCTTGGCGTGGCGCTGGTGCGCACGTCGCGCGTGCCGGTTCTCAGGCAAATTCTGGCGGCATATGTCGAGATCTGGCGCAACGTGCCGCTGATCGTGCAACTGCTCTTCATCTATTTCTCGCTGCCCCAGATGGGCATCACGCTTTCGGCCTTTCAGGCGGCGGTGATCGGCCTCAGCCTCAATCTGGCGGCCTATCTGTCCGAGGTGTTCCGGGCCGCGATCCTGTCCGTGCCCACCTCGCAATGGGAGGCGGGCAAATCCATCGGCATGTCCGGCGCGCAGATCTACAGGCGCATTATCGTTCCGCAGGCGGCGCTCGTCGCTCTGCCCACGGTGGGCGGTTATTTCATTTCGCTCCTGAAGGATTGCGCTCTCGTCTCGTTCATTTCGGTCAATGAACTGCTGCGCGAAGGCACCATCATCATCAACGCCACGTTCCGGTCGATGGAGGTCTACACGCTGATCGCCTTCATCTATTTCTGGATGAGCTTTCTGGCCGCGCGACTGGTGCGCCGGCTCGAACACGCGCTCACGCCGGGATATCTGCGCGACAGGTCGCTGCAATGA
- a CDS encoding MBL fold metallo-hydrolase, translating to MAWFEKKPVGQGITMIWEPFVRLGIRCNMWHVRGSRFDLLFDSGMGVVPLLKELGDMFRAETLCVASHTHFDHIGGHHEFDRRAVHEAEADILARPTTRLTGIDRYVDESTFLSLPYEGFDWRAYRIEPAPASWLLKEGDEIDIGDRCFVVMHLPGHSPGCISLYERETGILLSGDVVYDGTLYDDLEGSSIRQYRQSLRRLRDLPVSIVHGGHRESFDQARMIAIIDDYLRRTETNDLMQ from the coding sequence ATGGCGTGGTTCGAGAAAAAACCGGTCGGCCAGGGCATCACGATGATCTGGGAGCCGTTCGTCCGGCTCGGCATCCGCTGCAACATGTGGCACGTGCGCGGCAGCCGGTTCGACCTTCTCTTCGATTCCGGCATGGGGGTGGTTCCTCTCCTGAAGGAACTCGGTGATATGTTCAGGGCTGAGACGCTGTGCGTCGCCAGCCACACCCATTTCGACCATATCGGAGGGCATCACGAGTTCGATCGGCGCGCCGTGCATGAAGCCGAAGCCGATATACTGGCAAGGCCGACGACGCGGCTGACCGGGATCGATCGCTATGTGGACGAGAGCACGTTCCTCTCGCTTCCCTATGAGGGCTTTGACTGGCGCGCATACAGGATCGAACCGGCCCCGGCCTCGTGGCTGCTGAAGGAGGGCGACGAGATCGATATTGGCGACCGATGCTTCGTGGTGATGCATTTGCCCGGCCATTCACCCGGCTGCATTTCGCTCTATGAGCGGGAGACGGGAATCCTGCTTTCCGGCGACGTGGTCTATGACGGAACGCTCTATGACGATCTGGAGGGATCTTCCATCCGGCAATACAGGCAGAGCCTGCGCAGGCTGCGGGACCTTCCCGTCAGCATCGTACATGGCGGTCATCGCGAGAGCTTCGACCAAGCGCGGATGATCGCGATCATCGACGACTATCTGCGGCGGACCGAGACGAATGACCTGATGCAATGA
- a CDS encoding arginine deiminase family protein yields MTYADTSLRNDRATERPGGDRGIISEEDFRYHRMISIFASQPEPPFESVSEQEAIWGRKWGCSNDVGKLRAVLMHRPGRELDTVDVSKTLPEIGGYGDPDKGWYWRGVRAPDLAAMQAQHDALTTLLEGEGVTVVRLKRVADGRMKSCYTRDSCIAVKGGAIVTRLGARVRRGEERPVAETLIENGCPILRTLSGNAIFEGGSFAWIDSSTAVAGLSSRGNAEGIRQVEEVLRAQGVKLLVLSVPGYRLHIDGAFVMVGDRLALVNPTQLPYDFICELKDRNITLIDVHPEDSTWTINCLAIEPGKVVMSEGVSMRTIDRLRANGIEVLTVPYADVTAGGGGIHCSTSPLVRDDL; encoded by the coding sequence CGACACGAGCTTGAGGAACGACCGGGCCACAGAAAGGCCCGGCGGTGACAGAGGAATCATCTCGGAAGAGGATTTCCGCTATCACCGCATGATCAGCATATTCGCCTCGCAGCCCGAACCGCCCTTCGAGAGCGTGTCGGAACAGGAGGCGATATGGGGCCGCAAATGGGGCTGTTCCAACGATGTCGGAAAGCTCCGTGCGGTGCTGATGCATCGTCCGGGCCGCGAACTCGACACGGTGGACGTGTCCAAGACGCTGCCCGAGATCGGCGGCTATGGCGATCCCGACAAGGGCTGGTACTGGCGCGGAGTGCGCGCGCCGGACCTTGCCGCCATGCAGGCGCAGCATGACGCGCTCACGACCTTGCTCGAAGGCGAGGGCGTGACCGTCGTCAGGCTCAAGCGCGTGGCCGATGGTCGGATGAAATCGTGCTACACCCGCGACAGCTGCATCGCGGTCAAAGGCGGCGCGATCGTCACCCGGCTCGGCGCGCGCGTTCGTCGCGGAGAGGAGCGGCCCGTCGCCGAGACGCTCATAGAGAATGGCTGTCCGATCCTGCGCACGCTGAGCGGCAACGCGATCTTTGAGGGCGGCTCGTTTGCCTGGATCGACAGCAGCACAGCGGTCGCCGGGCTTTCCTCGCGCGGCAATGCGGAAGGCATCCGGCAGGTCGAGGAAGTGTTGCGCGCGCAGGGCGTGAAGCTCCTCGTCCTTTCGGTTCCGGGCTATCGCCTGCACATTGACGGTGCGTTCGTGATGGTCGGCGACAGGCTGGCGCTCGTCAATCCGACGCAACTGCCCTACGACTTCATCTGCGAGCTCAAGGACCGCAACATCACCCTCATCGATGTGCATCCTGAAGACTCTACATGGACGATCAACTGCCTGGCCATCGAGCCGGGCAAGGTGGTCATGAGCGAGGGCGTCTCCATGCGCACCATCGACCGGCTGCGCGCCAACGGCATCGAGGTGCTCACGGTGCCCTATGCCGATGTGACCGCCGGCGGCGGCGGCATCCATTGCAGCACCTCGCCGCTCGTGCGGGACGATCTCTGA